A stretch of DNA from Acidobacteriota bacterium:
CCGGCGCTTGCACGACAGGTCGAATTCCTCCAAACCAATAAAGTGAGGTTCGAGTACTGATCCATCGAAACGGTCGCCTGAACCTTCGATGGCTTGCCATTTGTTTTGACGGCGAGACAAAGGCGGAAGTCCCGTGCGCCAAGCATCGGTTCACGGTCCTCGGCGGCGAGGATCTGCTCGAGAGCGATATCCTGCTTTCTTTTTTTCCGCTCGTTCCTTCACGGCGAAGTCGGCGGCAAGGCGAACTCCGGCGTTCGAAATGTCCGTAGGCTTGAAATTGTCTGCCTGAGCGATGGCCGCTCCCGCGAAGGCAAGAACGATCGCAACCGCCCCGATCGCTCCGTGAAGGTGTTTGTTCATATTCACTATATTGCTCCTCAAGGCGATGACTGCTGCATTATTTCCCGGTCGTAAGAGAACCGATCCTGCGAAACCGTTGTCCACAATATCCCGCAAACCCGCAAATTCAAAAGAGCTCCCGAAGCGATCGCCGCAGGCCGGAGATCAGGTCCGAGCCCGGTTTGCCTGCAACGTCGGTGTTCAGCACAAAGAGAGTCGCGGTTTTCGACGCGGGGTCGAATTCTATATAGCTGATAAAGCCGTTCTGGTCGCCGCCGTGGCCGATCAGCTTTCGGCCATTTCTCTGGTCGATGAAAAAGATGAGGCCGATGTCGGTGGTGAAGCCGGGGTTGCCGTTAGCGTCGGTTTCAGCTTTCAATGCGGGCTGCCACATCTCCTCGAGTGATGAGCGCTTGAGGATGGTGTCGTAAGGCGTGCTGCCGCTGACTGACTGGCCGCCCGCTGCTCCCGTCACCCCTCCTTGGGCAGGAGGGGAGCCAAGCAAGAAATTCAAGTATTTGGCCATGTCGGCGACCGGGGCGTTGAGCCCGCTGTTCGAGACGGTGATGCCGGTGTCGGCGTCGAAGCGGCCTTCGGTCCGCTTGCCCTCGCGGATGAAATAGCTGTGCGAGCGGTGCGGCAGGAGGTGCGGCGGCGTTGTGTCGAAATAGCTGCTGTGCATCCCGAGCGGCCGGAGGATGTTCTTGTCGATATAGGCTTCGTAGGGCTCGCCCGAGACCTCCTCGATGATGCGGCCGAGATAGATGATGCCGGGATTCGAGTAGCTGAATTTCGTGCCGGGTTTGAAGAGCACCTCGGTGAACGGAAACATCGCAACGAGCTGCGACCACTCGGTCGGTTCGAACGGCTCCCAGGGTTTGTTATTTCGCCAGGGCCATGTGCCGCCGCGGAAGCCGCCC
This window harbors:
- a CDS encoding beta-lactamase family protein, with translation MRSLTLAIFILLTMTLGHAQTDKTDALRQGFRSELEKAGVAGGSLVVIREGKVIAEEQYGLANIEKKQPANAATIYHWASNTKPFTGIAIMQLRDRGLLKLDDPVTKYLPELRKIHNPFGSMDEISIRHLLTHSGGFRGGTWPWRNNKPWEPFEPTEWSQLVAMFPFTEVLFKPGTKFSYSNPGIIYLGRIIEEVSGEPYEAYIDKNILRPLGMHSSYFDTTPPHLLPHRSHSYFIREGKRTEGRFDADTGITVSNSGLNAPVADMAKYLNFLLGSPPAQGGVTGAAGGQSVSGSTPYDTILKRSSLEEMWQPALKAETDANGNPGFTTDIGLIFFIDQRNGRKLIGHGGDQNGFISYIEFDPASKTATLFVLNTDVAGKPGSDLISGLRRSLRELF